In Microbacterium pumilum, the following proteins share a genomic window:
- a CDS encoding medium chain dehydrogenase/reductase family protein: MKQIVIVGHGGPEKLQVRETADPRPGRGEVRIRVEASGINFADILTRKGLYPDAPRLPAVVGYEVSGVADEVGSGVDRALIGRDVVALTRFGGYSDVVSVPRNQVYEKPPTLSHVEAAAIPVSYLTAWQLLVVMGSLKPGETVLIHNAGGGVGLAAIDIARHVGATIYGTASSAKHAFLIERGVDEAIDYRTKDWSIEVDRLTAGKGVSLITDPFGGTHWKKSYRALRSTGRLGMFGVSGATASKLPGPLRLGALAAGMPLFHPVPLMNSNRSVFGVNLGHMWHEPDMIADWMRVLLAGVAEGWVRPHVDSTFPLDHAGDAQAYIEARRNTGKVVLTT; encoded by the coding sequence GTGAAGCAGATCGTCATCGTCGGTCACGGCGGCCCCGAGAAACTGCAGGTGCGCGAAACCGCCGACCCCCGACCGGGCCGGGGTGAGGTGCGGATTCGCGTCGAAGCCAGCGGCATCAACTTCGCCGACATCCTGACCCGCAAGGGTCTGTATCCTGACGCACCTCGTCTGCCGGCCGTGGTCGGGTATGAAGTCTCGGGCGTGGCGGATGAGGTGGGCAGCGGGGTCGACCGAGCCCTGATCGGGCGCGACGTCGTGGCGTTGACCCGGTTCGGAGGCTACTCGGACGTCGTTTCGGTGCCCCGGAATCAGGTCTACGAGAAGCCGCCGACGCTGTCGCACGTCGAGGCCGCCGCGATTCCGGTGAGCTACCTCACCGCCTGGCAGCTGCTCGTGGTCATGGGCTCGCTGAAGCCCGGTGAGACCGTCCTGATCCACAACGCCGGCGGCGGGGTCGGGCTGGCCGCGATCGACATCGCGCGCCACGTCGGGGCGACGATCTATGGCACCGCCAGCAGCGCCAAGCACGCGTTCCTCATCGAGCGCGGCGTGGACGAAGCCATCGACTACCGCACGAAGGATTGGTCGATCGAGGTCGACCGGCTGACCGCGGGGAAGGGCGTATCGCTCATCACCGACCCGTTCGGAGGCACGCACTGGAAGAAGAGCTATCGCGCCTTGCGCTCGACAGGGCGGCTCGGCATGTTCGGTGTCTCGGGCGCCACTGCGTCGAAGCTGCCCGGGCCGCTCCGGCTCGGCGCGCTCGCGGCCGGCATGCCGCTGTTTCACCCAGTGCCGCTCATGAACTCCAACAGATCGGTCTTCGGTGTGAACCTCGGTCACATGTGGCACGAACCCGACATGATCGCGGACTGGATGCGGGTGCTGCTCGCCGGCGTGGCCGAAGGGTGGGTGCGTCCACACGTGGACAGCACATTCCCCCTCGACCACGCAGGCGACGCGCAGGCCTACATCGAGGCACGAAGGAACACCGGCAAGGTCGTCCTGACGACGTGA
- a CDS encoding SDR family NAD(P)-dependent oxidoreductase codes for MRRAIITGGHSGLGAACAARLRADGIEVVTFDVSPDADFIVDVTDTRAVDAAVAAAGPVDILVNSAGIVGPNKPLWETSPDEWTRTFDVNVHGTFRVIRALVPTMVERGWGRIVNIASMAGKDGNPNLSAYSASKAAVIGMTKSLGKELAKTGVLVNAIAPAVIDTPMNATTAPDVLQHITSLIPMGRVGRAEEVAALIAWLTSAECSFSTGAVYDISGGRATY; via the coding sequence ATGAGGCGCGCGATCATCACGGGCGGCCACAGCGGACTCGGCGCTGCGTGCGCCGCCCGTCTGCGAGCGGACGGCATCGAGGTGGTGACGTTCGATGTGTCGCCCGACGCCGACTTCATCGTCGACGTGACCGACACTCGGGCGGTCGACGCGGCAGTCGCTGCGGCCGGGCCCGTCGACATCCTGGTCAACAGCGCAGGCATCGTCGGGCCGAACAAGCCGCTGTGGGAGACGAGTCCGGACGAGTGGACGCGCACGTTCGATGTCAATGTACACGGGACCTTCCGCGTCATCCGGGCCCTCGTGCCGACCATGGTCGAACGCGGCTGGGGTCGCATCGTCAATATCGCGAGCATGGCGGGCAAGGACGGCAACCCGAACCTCAGCGCCTACTCCGCGTCGAAGGCAGCCGTGATCGGGATGACCAAGTCACTCGGCAAGGAGCTCGCCAAGACGGGTGTGCTGGTCAACGCCATCGCCCCCGCGGTCATCGACACGCCGATGAACGCGACCACGGCGCCCGATGTGCTCCAGCACATCACCTCGCTGATCCCGATGGGCAGGGTCGGCCGGGCCGAAGAGGTGGCTGCGCTGATCGCCTGGCTCACGTCGGCCGAATGCAGCTTCTCGACCGGCGCCGTGTACGACATCAGCGGCGGTCGCGCGACCTACTAG